In Tepidamorphus gemmatus, the sequence GCGGGCGAATTCGAGCAGCCGCATGCAATTGCCCGTCCAGGGCTGGCGATGCCGCAGTGCATGGGCCCGACCGTCGACGACATATTCCCGCTGCAGGTCGACGAACAGGAACAGCGGGGTCCCGAAATCGTCGGAGACGCGGGGAAAGCGAATGACGCTCATCGGGCCCTCCTCGGTCAGGCTGCTTCTCTGCCGTGCATCGGCGAGGTGACGGGACGGGCGACCGAGCGCTCGAGTACGCCCGGCTTGTGCCATTCGCCCTCGGGACGGATCAGCTCGTACGGGTCGCTGTCGAGGGTCAGCGGATCAGGGTGCGGTTCGACCTCGAGCAGCATCTCCGTATAGGAGTAGTCGGAGAAGACGAGCTTGCGGTTGTCGCCCATCGGCCTGGCGCCGAACCGGCTCCAGAACTTCACCAGCCGGTCCTGTGCATGGCCGTAGATCTGCGTGTAGCCCTTCTTGCGGGCGAGTTCGATGCCCGCCCAGACGATGTCGAAGGACAGGCGCGAATTGCGGAACTCGTGGCGCACCGCCAGGCGCTCGAGCTTGGCGAAGGAGGCGAAGAAGCGGGCGCGCAGGCAGGCGGCCGGTTCGTCTCCCATGTAGCCGATCAGATGCGTGGCGCTGAAGTCGTTGCCGTCGAACTCCTCCAGGTAGGGGCAGGTCTGCTCGCTCATGAACACTGCCGCGCGGATCGCCACCACCTTCATCATGTCGTCCAGCGTCCGGGCGACCTTGATGCCGTAGGGTTTGCGCGGGGCCTCGGGGTCGGCGTCCGATTGGCCATAGCTTGCATAGATGGGCGGTTTCATCCGAAGTCTCCCTGTTATTCGGTGTCCACCAGCCCGCTACCCCGGTTGGCGATGCGAACGTAGCGATGCAGGTCCGGAAAGCCCGAATGGACCGGCCGGAAGCCGAGATTGGCCATCAACCGGGCGCCCGGTACGGTCGTCGGAGGGGCGTAGAGGTTGGCGGTGGCATAGCGGTCCGCCTGGAGGAAGCGGCTGATCGCGCAGATGCCCGCAGAGGCCATGCCGGGCGCCACCACGGCCCACTTGTAGATCGCCGCTGGCGCCTCGCCGGTGCGCACCGTGAGGCTTGGATCGGGATAGCCGGTGTTGAACTCGCCGAGCAGCAGGGCCTCGAGGCCCTCCGCACTCAGATGCAGCATCGCGTAGACCCCGCGGGTCCGCCCTTCCGAACGGAACACCCAGGCGCTCTCGCTGTTGCGCGTGATCACGCGTGCCACCGCTTCCACGGCCGAGGCCAGCACCGGGATCTGACTGGTCGCGAAGTCGAGCAGGGCCGGGATCTCGTCGTGTCCCACCGGCGCGACCACCAGCCCGGGCCGGCTGATGCGCACCAGGTGATCGAACTCACGCCGCTGCATATTTGCACCGTCGTGATGTTCGGGCCCGATCGGCAGCCTCACGGGGCGAAGCATCGTTTACTCCAGCGGAAGCTATTGTAATTATGGTAGTATACGCGTGAGTACGCGGAAGCAGAAAATGTCGCAGAGGGATGATGCAAAAATGGAGCACCTGCTGCGGGACGCCGCGTTGCGAAACGTCTCCTGGGACGACGTGCGCATTTTCCTGATCTGTGCCGAGACACGCAGCTTCCGCAAGGCTGCAACGATACTCAAGGTAAGTTCGTCGACAGTGGTACGCCGCATCGACCGGCTCGAGCACAGCCTTGGCATCCTGCTGTTCCGGCGGATTCCCGACGGGGTGGTGCTGACCGAGGAGGCGCGCGCTATCGTCGATCATGCCAAGCGCATGGAGCTGGCGATCTACGACGTCTTCCGGCGGGTCGAGCCGCAGGATGCGACGACCCTCGGCGTGGTGCGCGTTTCGATCACCGAGGGTCTCGGAACCTATTGGGTGATGCCGCGCCTGGTACAGTTCCAGAGGCAGTTTCCGTTCCTGATCATAGACCTGCGCTGTGCGATGGAGAGTGCCGACGTGCTGCGCATGGAGGCCGACATCGCGATCCAGTTCGTGCGGCCAACCGCCCCCGAGCTCATCGTCAGCAAGCTCGGGCGACTGCATGTCTATC encodes:
- a CDS encoding GNAT family N-acetyltransferase translates to MKPPIYASYGQSDADPEAPRKPYGIKVARTLDDMMKVVAIRAAVFMSEQTCPYLEEFDGNDFSATHLIGYMGDEPAACLRARFFASFAKLERLAVRHEFRNSRLSFDIVWAGIELARKKGYTQIYGHAQDRLVKFWSRFGARPMGDNRKLVFSDYSYTEMLLEVEPHPDPLTLDSDPYELIRPEGEWHKPGVLERSVARPVTSPMHGREAA